GAGGTGAAGAGTCCGTCCAGGAGAGACAGAACGTCCTCGACGGTGCGTACGGTCCGGTCCATCCGGCCCCCTTCGACCGGGATCGGATAGGAACGGCGAGGATTCCGTGCCAGGTCAGACCGCGTAGGGCGAGGGGTGCAATGGGCTCCTGCAGCCCTCACGGCAGGAAGACAGGAAACCCCACTCACACCCCCGCCCGGCACGAGCCCAAGCACCCGTCAGCGAGCAGGAAGGGACCCTCCTCTGCCGTGCCAGGGAAACTATTTCGACGAGTTTTCCAGCGGTGCTGATGAGACGTCGTTGCAATTGGTCAGCTGTCCTGCCGTTGCCCGAGCAGGCGGGCCTGTTCCTTCTTCAGCAGGGAGAATCCCTGACGTGCGTAGGCGGCCAGCTCCTCGCTGGGGAACGACACCACCGAGAGGTGCTGGTCGTGGTTTCCCTGCTCCCACCGGGCAGCCGTGATCTCGTAGCCCGAGACATGCGCGCATAGCTGGAGCAGGAGCTGTGGCATCTCTGGTTCGCGCAACAGGTCCGCGTGTTTGATGACCAGGTCGCGCATGGCCTGGATGTTCGGCAGAAAGACGGTAGTCACCCACAGCCGCCACTCGGTGAGCTCTTCTGGAGTGGGCGGGGTCTCATGAACGAACGGTGACGTTCCGCCAGGGCGAGCGTGACGTTCCAAGAACGCACCGAAGGTGCGGCTGTTGGCTTCCGTAAGGGCGAAAAGGGGCCCGTAGAAGTCGCTGAGCTGGCGATTCACGCGGGCCAGGTGTTCTTGCCGCTGCGACAGGCGCAGGCCGTTGAGGTAGGTGACAACATAGCCCACGAACGCCAGCCCAATGGTGGCGACCACTGCGATCATGAGGGGCGATGCTAGCGAGCAAGGCGTCCCCTGGTTAGACGGCCGTAGCAGCTTAGTACTGCAACGGTGCTTGCCGTGACTGCTGGCCAGTTGGCTCGTTGGTGTGGTTATGGGTGGGGACCTTGCTGGTGTCAGGTTGTGGGCGGGTGAACTGGACGCTCTGCATGGGCGGTTCGTGCACCGGTTCAACCGGGAGGAGCCGCGTCAGTCGGCGCTGGCGTACATGCGCGGGCTGGTCGCGCCGCTGGAGCGGAAGAACGGATGGACGCTGGCGGAGGAAGCCGGGCACGCGGGTCCCGATCGCATCCACCGGCTGCTGAACCGGATCGAGTGGGATGCCGACGAGGTCCTGGACGACGTGCGCGACTACGTCGTCGAACACCTCGGAGACCGCGAGGCTGTCCTGATCGTCGATGACACCGGCTTCTTGAAGAAGGGCGTCCGCTCGGCCGGGGTGCAAAGGCAGTACTCCGGCACCGCAGGCCGCACCGAGAACAGCCAGATCGGGGTGTTCCTCGCCTACGCCACAGATCGCGGACGCACCCTCATCGACCGGCGGTTGTATCTGCCCACCTCCTGGACGGACGACCGGGAACGGTGCCGGCGGGCAGGCATCGACGACACGCTCGCCTTCGAGACGAAGGTGGCCATGGCCAGGGCGATGGTCCGCCGAGCCCTCGCCGACCGGATCCCGTTCGGATGGGTGACAGCCGACGCCGCCTACGGCTTCAGCAAGGGCTGGCGGTTCGAACTGGAACAGGCGGACGTCTTCCACGTCATGGCCACCACCCGGCACGACACCGTCGTCACCCGCTGGTCCATCGACCACCCCGTCCACGACCTGTTCCCCGGCCTGCCCCGGCAGAAGTGGAAACGCCGCTCCTGCGGCACGGGAGCCCACGGCCGCCGGATCTACGACTGGGCCCGCGTCGAAGTGAGGCCCTGGCACCTCGAGGACCGCCGGCACTGGGTCCTCGCCCGCCGCAGCGTCAGCCACCCCGAGAAGATCTCCTACTACATCGCCTACTGCCCCGCCGACACCACGCTGGACGAGTTGATCCGTATCGCGGGCAGCCGCTGGGCGGTCGAGGAATGCTTCCAGACCGCGAAGCAGGAATGCGGCCTGGACGACTACCAGGTCCGCCGCTACCCCGGCTGGCACCGCCACATGACCCTGGCCATGGCCGCCCACGCCTGCCTCACCGTCCTGCGGGCCCGGGAGCTGGACACGGAGAAAGCAGAAACGGATCCTCCCAGCTCATCCACCTCAGCCTCGCCGAGATCCGACGACTGATCACCCGCCTCACCAACCGCCGTCCGACCCCGGTCGACCACATCCTGCACTGGTCAACCTGGCGCCGGAGGCGACAACGACAGGCCCGCGTCAGTCACTACAAACGACGCGGACACAGTCCCTGAAACTGCCCAGCAATCAGAGCAAGCACCGTTGCAGTATTAGAGTCTGACGCGACCGCATGCGGCACACGGATCGGCGTCTGCGTAAGCAAGCTCGGCTCGCTAGCCCTCGTCTGCGCGGACAATCCGGGAGCCTTCCTCGGAACGGAGGAGGCTCAGGCCGAGGGCGAGCTGGACGGCGCTGACCTTGCCAAAGTCAACCGGGCATTGGTCGAGTTCGGCTATGCAGTGGTTGCCGAGGAACTGTTGGAGAGCGACTACGACGGGCCGAGCCGACTGCTCTCGCATGTTCAGCGGCCCACCTGGCGGAATCGCTCCACCGGCTTCCTCTGACGATCGCGCCGACAGGGTCAGACCCGTGCCCGCCAGGCAGCCGTCGATGATCTCCGTCCGGTACTGAAGCATCTTGTGCTTGCGCGTCACGGCGCGGTGACCTGCCCGAGGCCGGCGGCGGCCCGGTTGCCGGGCGTCGGCGTCCTAGCTCAGTGCAGAGTGAAGTACGGGCCCACGTGCGCAGGCAGGCAGGTGTTGAGTGGACATGCGAATCTGGTCCGCGTGGAAGGGGTGGTGGTGTGGAGGGCGTTCGTGCGAGTCAGGCTCGCCAGGCCTTTTTGAGAACGCTTGAGAAGGGACAAGTCCGCAGAGGAACCGTCTCATCGGTCGGTGAGGTCGATGCCCTCATTGATCTTGGCGGGATCGACGGGCTGCTGCGGGCTCCTGAGGTGACCTGGCAACGTCGCGAGGTAACAATGGACCAGGTGCTGCGAGTGGGACAGGACGTGACCGTCACTGTCCTGGACGTGGACGCCGATCGGGACTGGCTCACCGTGTCCTTGAAGTCTCTGCAGGACGATCCGCTCCGTGAGTTCGCCCGCACGCATCTTGGACACGTGGTTCCGGGCCGGGTGACCAAGGTGGCTTCGATCGGAGTCTTCGTTCGCGTCCACGAACACGTCGAAGGGCTGCTGTCGGCCTCGGAACTGCCTGAACGGGAGGCCGACCACCAGCCTCTGGCCATCGGTGACGTGCTGCTGGTCGAAGTCACCGAGATCAACCTGGACAGGCGCCAGGTCAAACTGCTGTTGCGGGACGGGGGCTGACCGCACCGACCCGGCGCCTGCGGCCGAGGCTTCCGGCGGAGGCGGCACCTCCGTCCATGGCGAAGAGCGAGCCGGTCGAGGATCGCGGTCGCGAGGACCTCATCACCGAACACCTGTCCCCGCTCTCCAAAGGTCTTGTTCGAGGTGCCGATTTGACCCCATTTCTCGGGGCGGGTCTCGAACAGGGAATATTTAGTCCCACCAAACCGAGGGATGAGAAGCTGGCTGCTGAGTGACCGTGGGGTGAGCGTGATGGACGCGATCCTCATTGCGCGCGAGCTGCTGCGCGCGGGTCCCACCGCTTTGGGCGAGGCGAAGGGCATCGTGCTGTCCTGCCCGTCACGGGGTGTGGAACGTCAGCGTCGTGCCGAACTGGTGGATTCGCAGCTCGACGCGGTGAACCAGATAGCCGACGACGGGTGACCCACCGCCATCACCGTTGGGCCAAGCCCCGACAGCCCCATGGGGCCACGATCGGCACACAGCCAGCTAATCGCCGACGTTTCCATCAAGGGCCCCCGCAGGCCCTGCACCTCCCGCTACAGTGGCGCGCCTGTGAGGCGTGTTCCAGCCACCTGAGCTACAGGCGCCTCGGCTGCCGTGGCCGCGTGTCAGCGCGGCCTGGCTGCCATGTATAAACTACGCCGCAAAGGGTGACATTTCGCCCTCAATATACGTAAGCGAATGCCCGCCTCGCCGCGGGTTCCAAGGGATGGGCGCGTAATGAACGGCTCGTGGTCGTGGCGGAGGTCGTCGTTCAGCGACGCCGCAGGCAATCAGTGCGTGGAGGTCGCGCGTACTCCGCTCGGCGTCATGGTGCGCGACTCCAAAGACAACGCCGCGGGTCGCCTTGCCTTCGGCGCAGCCGCATGGAGCCGCTTCACTGCCTCAACCGACACCACGGACCGCACCCCCACGAGCGGATGACATCCGTCTGAGACGCCTCCGCAAAACGCCGCGCCCTACCTGCTGGACCAACCGGTACGGGCGCGGCGCACTGCGTTCAGCGACCGGGTGTCCCCAGTCGACCGGCCAGGGCGAGCCCTGCGGTGGCGATGGCTCCGGCGGCCGCCCTGCCGGCGTCGTCGGGAACCAGAATCAGCGTGAAGATGGCCGCAGCCAGTGAGGCAACCGCCACGATCACGGCGGCCACGGCATTAGCGCGCGGCAGAACGGGGATGCTCCCCTTCGGTTCTTCCGCCGCAGCGCGTTCGACGTCTTCCGACATGGTGTACTCCAGATGGCCCGGGGCTTGAAACGGTGCTTGGCGCCGTTCGCTTGCAGACGAACGGCCCCTCCTGAGATGGCGATTCCCTCGGCCTAACGTGATCACTCATTGGCCCCTCACCATCGAAGTCCCCTGTTGCGCCCGGTGGTTGAGATCTCCACACATCAGATCGACGCCACACGGATTGCGATCCGGCCAGACGCTACCTAGCAGATTGATGGTTTATCCGGACGCCCTGGTGAGCACACCTTGGTAAGAGCGATTGGATCCGGGCAGTTCTGCGCCGCTTTACCAGCAGCGATTGCGAACTCGGCCTGGATGCGCAACCGTTCTCCATACGCTGGTGTCCGGTGGCCCGGGCGATCAGCATGGGGCGCATCCCGTTGCAGCGGGCTCGCCCCGCTGTGGCTTCGCCTGTGCGGAGCCACAGCCATGTCTGCGGCAAGTGACTCCGTGCGCCCCACCGTGCCTCTATGCGCCCCCGGCGGCAGCCATGCACAGTGAAGGCAAGGGCGAGTTGATCGCATCTCTGAATCGGCAGCGCCGCCGCTCAGTCCCCGTTCGGCGGATCGATGTGGAAGTCGTGAGGCTGCGTCTCCAGGTGTTCGGCTATCTGCAGCAGGACCCGAGGGATTTGCTCGCCCTTGATCGCCCTCTCCTCGAGGCCCCAGAACAGCTCCAGGTAGGCAACGAAGTTTTCCGTCTCGGTGCTCACGGTGGCCGTGCCCCGAAGGTTCTCCAGATATACGAACGGCGGCATCTCCTCTTCCTCGAACTCGAAGAGGGTGAAGGGACCCTGTGACGCGGAATGTGCACCACGGCTGAACGGAAAGATCATGATGTCGCGGCGAGGATGGGCCGCCAGTTCAGCGAGTCTGCGCAGCTGTCCCTTCATGACCCCCGGACCGCCCACCTGCCGGCGGATCACCGACTCGTCCAGGATGAAGTACGCCTCCGCCTCGTCCCGTTCGAGCGCTTCCTGACGCAGCATGCGCGCCTCAAGCATGCGCTGCCGCTGTGGTTCGGAGAAGCGCGCCGGGGTGTAGGCGCGGATGATCGCCATCGCGTACTCCTCCGTCTGGAGCAGCCCGGGCATCACCAGGGGCTGGAAGCTGCGGGTCACGAAAGCCGCAGACTCCATCGCGAGAAAGCCAAGGAAGTCCTTGTCGTAGATGTCCCGATACTCGGTGAAGGGCATCTTCCGGCTCCCCCGAGCCAGGTTCAGCAGCTCCTCCACAGTGGCATCGTCTCCCACCCCGAAAAGAGCCAGCAGAGGGCGCAGGTCATTGACGGAAATTCCGACCTCGCCCGCTTCTATACGCAGCAGCTTGCTCGGGGACCACTCCATGCGCTCCGCAACCTGCCGCTGCGTCAGATGGGCGGCCGTCCGCAATTGCCGCAACCGCGTCCGAAGCCGCAGTCGCTGTATCGCGGGACTCCCCCTGCTCGGCGTCGCCATACGTCCCCCAATCTGCGATACGGCTGATTGTCGCATCACCACCTGGCATTAAGCGGACCTGAACAGCGCACAAAGCAAGCCGTCTTTATGCACGTCACCAACATGGACCGCAGTGCTTCCGCTGACCCACTTGCACCAGCAGACCTCCTGCGGCTCGCGATTCAGCGGCAGGTGCCGACAGACACCGAGGAGAGCGCCGCCCGGGAACTGCCCTACGACGGCGCTCGGAAACCGATACACGGCTCAATTCGGATATCCCCAGCGGACGGCTTCTGTGCTAATCGAGTCCCCGGATATCGCGCATGCCGATGCGCTGGTGACTGGCTCTGCCGACTGGAACGCTGTCGGGACGGGCGATCATCCATGACCGAACTGCTGCACTGAGGCCACCGTCCGCAATGACCAGCTGGTGCCTCGGGGCGCTGGTCAGCACGATGTGAACTGCCCCGAGTTTCGTAGCGGCCAATCTTGTTTGTTTCAGGCGACGTTCGGATTGGCCAGAGAACGGGAACGGTAGTAGCCCGCTTCGAACTCTTCGGGTGGGAGGTAGTCGAGTGCAGGGTGCAGGCGCTCGGTGTTGTACCAGCCGACGCACTGCACGACTGCGCGTTCGACCTGGTCAGCATCTCTCCAGGGGCCTTGGTCTGCTCCGGCGACCGCCTCGGCCTGTGCGCCGGATGCCAGCGCCAGACCCACAGACGCGGCAGCGGCGGTGCCCCTCTGCGTCGGTGGTGCGCACCGCGCGCTGGAACGCGACGAGCATGCGGTCGAGCTGCGGAAGAAGGATGTGTGGCCGCAGGGGGAATGACCGCGGCGGCGCTCGGGGCGTTCGTCGTCTTCGAGGACGGGGCCGGGTTCTCGATGACGCCGCCACGGGCCCACACCTGGGGCCGGGCGTGGACACACGCCGGTGATGCGGTGCGGGGCCGGTCCTGGCCCGCCGCTGGTCGATCACCGCCCTGCGCTACCGGCCGGGCGAGGCGTCCCGGCTGATCTACCGGCCGCGCCGCCACCGCAAGCACAACGTCACAGGACGCGACAGCTTCTCCTGGCGTGACTACCGCGACCTCGTCGTCCGCGCCCACACTCAGCTCGGCGCCCCCATCGTCCTGATCTGCGACAACCTCAACGTTCACCGGGCCGCCGCATTGCGGAAGTACGCGGCCGAACTATCGTTCAACTGCCCTCCTGTGCACCAGACTTGAATTTCCTTCACATCTCGTCGGCGGCCTCCCAGGCCCGGACTGTCCGGGAACCGGAGGGTCCATGGTCAGGCCTGAATGCTGCAGCGCGGCGCGAGCGTTGAGCTACGCGTCAACCGGCCGAGCGCGGGAAGCGGGCGCGATGCGACAAGCGATGTTGGAGTGGCGGGTGTTACTCGTCGTTGATGGCTTCCTTCCCCACTCGCACTTCGCCACTCGCGTCGCAACCGCGTGGACGGAGAACAGCGTCTTGCCGGCGTGGCTTGTCCATGACGGTGTGTCGTGCGGTGGTGAACACGTGAGCGGCGCCGAGCGCGCCTTCAGTCGCAGGCAGTCGAGGATGTCGATACTTCTGTCCAAGAATTCGAACAGAGAGATGTCCGAACCGTATGGCTTCTGTTTAGGCTGAGAACCAACGCGTCGGCAGCCGTGGACCGATGGCTGGGTGACCTCCAGCAGGCCCGCGGACGGGGTACCACGCGATGGGGGACCACGTGATGGAGAACGAGATGTCGGTGTTCGGCGTGTCCGCGACCGAAGAGGATATCTACCGTCATTTTCTGAGAAATCCGGATACACCTGTGGATGGCATCCATCTCCGTCTGCACATAGATCCGGACACCGCACGGCGCTGTCTGGGCCGACTCTGTGAACTGGGCCTGCTGCAGTCCACCGGCACGGACGAGCTGATCTCTCCGACGGATCCCGAAGTGGCGCTGGCCCGGCTGGTGGACGTACGACTGCACGAGCTCCACCAGGAGCTTCAGCGCGTCACTCGGTCACGGCACGTGGTGGACGGACTGCGTGCGGAGCTCGGTGCGCGCAGTCCCTCACCGCAGGGCATCGAGCAGTTGGAAGGCCTCGCCGAGATCCGTGACCGCATCGACGACCTGGCGTTCTTCGCCCGCGACGAGATCCTTTCCGTGGAGCCGTACACCAGCATGTCACCGGAGAACATCGAACGGTCAAGGCCACTGGACCTGCGCTGTCTGCGCCGCGGCGTACGGATCCGCAGTGTCGTGGTGCGCGAGGTCCTGGAGGATGGTCCGACCGCCGGTTACCTTCGGGAGCTGCTCTCCCACGGCGCCATGGTCCGGGTTGTCGAGGACACCACGGAGCGCATCCTCGTCTACGACCGCGCGGCGGCGCTGGTGCCGTTGGATCCCCAGGACACCTCGCGCGGCGCGCTGTTGGCGAACAACAACGGGATCGTAGCCAACATCATCGCCCTCTTCGAGAAGATCTGGGACGAGGCCGAGGATCTGGCGAAGGTGGACCTGACCGACGGCGAGAACGTGGCTTCCGGCCTGTCCGGGACCGAGCAGCGGGTGCTCGCCCTGATGTGCTCGGTCGGCAAGGACGAGGAAGGCGCACGCGAGTTGGGGGTCTCGGTCCGCACCTACCGGCGCTACGTCGCCGATCTCATGGAGATGCTCGGTGCCGCCAGTAGGGCGCAGGCCGCGCTGCTGGCGCGCGAGCGTGGCTGGATCTGACCAGGCTCCTCCGAATTTTTTGATCCGACCGGGGTCCCCGTCGGGTCCGCTCAGTTTTCCTGGTACCAGCCGTACAGGGCTGTGTCCGCGAGTACCGTCCGCAGGGCGTGGTGCACCGTGCTCCGGTCGGTGCCGTCGGCCAGCTCGATCCGCAGCCGGACCCGGTCGGGGCTGGCCTCGCAGGTGCAGGACCAGGTCGCCGGGAGCAGCCCCAGCAGGCGCACCACCGTGGTCTCGCCGGAGGGAGCCGTTCTGTCGCGGCGGACGGTGACGATCTCCACCGTGTCCACGGCGGGATCAGGTGTCAGCATGTCCGCTCTCCGCCGGACGGTTCGGTGCGCGACGGGTTCAGGACATGCAGGGCGGCGGCGGCCATCGCCGCAATGCCGGTCGGCAGGGCGGTACGGATGTCGGGGGCGAATCCCGGCGAGTGGTTCGACTCCACCGGCGGGCCTCCGGCCAGGGCCGCCCGCCACTGCTTGAGGCCGGTCACGCCGAGCATCCAGTACGCCGTGCGCACGTCGTCGGTCTCGGCGGCGAAGTGCGGGAAGTCCTCGGTGGCGGTCGTGGCCGGCCAGTGGGCCACGCGATGCGTGCCGAGCAGATCCTCGTGCACCCGGCGTACGGCCGCCGTGGTGGCCTCGTCGGGTATCAGTACGGGCGAGCGGGCGGTGACGGTGATCTCGGGGTCCTTCGGGCAGCCGGAGGCCGCGCACTCGGCTCGTACGATCCGTTCGACGGCATCCGTCACCCGGTCCAGCGCGGCCTCGGAGAAGGCCCTGACACACAGGCTCAGTTCGGCGTCGTCCGGGATCACGTTGCCGCGCGATCCCGCGTGGAGCGAGCCGACCGTCAGCACGACCTGTTCCGCCGGCGCGGTCTCCCGGGAAACGATGGTCTGCAGGCGCAGCACGGTGGAAGCGGCGGTCGGCACCGGGTCGACCGTCAGGTGTGGGGTACCGGCGTGACCGCCGCGCCCGTGGATGACGACGTCCATCGCGGTACTGCCGGCCATCAGCGGCCCCCGGCCGTGGGCGACCGTGCCCGCGGGCAGTGGGGCGGTGTGCTGTGCCAGGACCACCTGGGGTGTGCCGAAGCGCTCGAACAGGCCGTCCGCCAGCATCGCGCGGGCTCCGCCGAGCGTTTCCTCGGCGGGCTGGCCGATGACCAGGAGGGTGCCGCTCCAGGTGTCACGGGCGCGGGAGAGCTGCGTCAGCGCCCCCGCGACCGCGGCCATGTGCAGGTCGTGGCCGCAGGCGTGCATGACGCCCGGCACAGTGCTCTCGTACGGCAGGCCGGTACGCTCCGCGATGGGCAGCGCGTCGAGTTCGGTGCGCAGCATCACCGTGGGACCGGGGCCGTTGCGCAGTACGCCCACGACACCGTGGCCGCCGACGTCGCGGCTGACCACGCAGCCGTATTGCTCCAACTTCGCGGCGAAGCGCGCGGCCGTACGGCTCTCGGCGCCCGAGAGCTCCGGGTGGGCGTGCAGATCGAGGTAGAGCTCGATGGCGGACCTCAGCACGTCCCGCGGGACTGCCGATGTTCCGGTCACTGTCCTCACCTCCTCCTTCCCTCACGGGTCCGTTGCTCGCGAGCGTGCGGTCCGGGTGCTCCAGATCTCTGTCGGATCGCTGTCAGGGGGTGTCAGCGACCTGAGAGCGGGAGCCGGGCCGATCTGACAGCGGCTGCCGTTGGAATGGGGTCATCGAAGGGGAACACCGCCGCAACAGCCGGCGGGGCCCGCCGGACAAAGGAGAACCCCATGGCCCACAAGACGGAGCTCGCCACCCTCGCCGACGAGATCCTGGAGCTGGAGTCGGAGACCTTCGAGATCTCGGACTACTCGGACGCGGTCGAGGTCGTCCTCGCCGGTTCGACGTCCTCCTCCTCCACGTCGACCTGCTCCAGCACCACCAGCACCACCTCCTGCAGCGCCTGATCCGGCGCCTGTCTCCGATCGGCAGCCCCTTCCTCGACGGGAACCCGCCCTGGAGGGGGCTGCCGGGCGTCGCGGCACCGACCGCACGCCGGACCCGCGCCACGGTGGGCCGCTCGCACGACGGCGGTGCGGGAACCCCGGCGTCGCCAGGCCCAGGTGAACGCGGGCCGGGGCAACGGACGTCAGGGAAACGGATGAGGTACGACCTTGATGTCCGACTCCGGCAGATCGTCCGTACGCCGGCCCGCCGCCCTCAGGGCAGTCCTCAGCCGGGGCATCAGCAGAGCCCTCTGCCTGGTCCAGCCGAAGTCGAGCGGGAGCAGGCCCGGAACGATCGTGCTGACCGTGTGCAGCCCCATCCGGTGCTGCTCGGGGGTGGTCTGGTCGACGGCGATGACGTCGTGTCCGGTGCGGACCAGCTCGTCCCGCAACAGCGCCAAGTCGTCGAACAGATCGCCGGTGCGCGGCCGCACCCGCTCCCAGTCGCCGTACACCTCGCCGAGCGGCAGTACGGCCTCGGGCTCCAGGTACTCGCGGGCGTGCTCGGCCATCTGCGGCAGGCCATACAGCTGGGCGTGGTCCTTGAGGTGCAGCACCTTGGTGAAGTCCCGTGCCATGGACTTCAGTTCGCCGTGTCGCTCGGCGACCTGGTAGGGCAGGTGGGGAATGTACGTCAGCACCTCGGAGAGCGCGGAATCGACGGTTCCCTCCGGATCGAAGCCCGCCGCCGCGCTGAAGGAGAGCGTGCCGTAACCGCCGTCACGGCGGACGGCGAGGGCGGTGACGACCGGGACGGCGAGATCCATCCGGGTGTCGAAGGCGTGCACGTCGTAGCCATGCAGAGCGGCCCGGTCGAGCATGGAGCGGACCGTGCCCCGACAGGAGCCGAGGTCGATCTCGGTGAGGCGGGCCCGGCCGTACCAGGCGAGCAGGAACGCGTCCCGCTCGACGAGTTCCAGCAGTCCGAAGAAGATCGCCTCCTCCAGACTGCCGCCGGTGGCACAGCCGTTGGAGCACTCGAAGACGAAGTTGTCTGCGTCCACGCCGGCGCTGTAGTGCGCCAGCCGGGACGGAACGAGGATCGGACGGTCGTCGCGCAACGAGTGCCCCCACACCCAGGGGATCGGCCGGTCCGGGTCGAAGGGGCTGACGAGGTGGTCCCTCGCGTAGGTCTCGGGGGCGTAGAAGCCGCACTCCGCCGGGTTCAGCGCGCGGTCCGCGAGGTGGTGATACGAGTCGACGACCGGCTCCGTGCCCCGGCGCCGGTGCGTACCGGCATACCGCTCAAGGCCCTCGAGGTAGGCGAGGGTGCGGCTGGTGCGGTAGCTGTTGGCCTGGCCGCTCCAGGTGACGTCGTTGAGTCCGGCGTATCCGCGCACGAAGTGCGTCCCGGCGACCGGAGCGGTGGTGGTCGAGGCCGGGTTGATCCAGGTGTCCGAGCCCAGGGCACCGCAGACCGGATTGGCCAAAGCGGTGGTCGGCAACGGATAGGAGTCCAGAGCCCGCAGCCGATATCCGACCGGGTCCGGCTTGGGCGCGGACCCCAGTCGCATCCGCGCCGACTCGGCGGTGTCGGGACGCGTCGCCACGCAGGAGGGACACAGGGGCTCCGGCAGTATCGGAAAGCCGGCGGTCGCGAGAGTGACGAGATCAACCCGGGTGACCTGCGGCAGGACACGGTCGGCGACGGGACGTTGGGCCGCGGCAACCGCACTGTGAGGTACGGCGGTCGGCGCGAGCGCACCCACGGGAGCAGCCGCCGACACGGCAGTT
Above is a window of Streptomyces sp. NBC_00490 DNA encoding:
- a CDS encoding IS701 family transposase gives rise to the protein MGGDLAGVRLWAGELDALHGRFVHRFNREEPRQSALAYMRGLVAPLERKNGWTLAEEAGHAGPDRIHRLLNRIEWDADEVLDDVRDYVVEHLGDREAVLIVDDTGFLKKGVRSAGVQRQYSGTAGRTENSQIGVFLAYATDRGRTLIDRRLYLPTSWTDDRERCRRAGIDDTLAFETKVAMARAMVRRALADRIPFGWVTADAAYGFSKGWRFELEQADVFHVMATTRHDTVVTRWSIDHPVHDLFPGLPRQKWKRRSCGTGAHGRRIYDWARVEVRPWHLEDRRHWVLARRSVSHPEKISYYIAYCPADTTLDELIRIAGSRWAVEECFQTAKQECGLDDYQVRRYPGWHRHMTLAMAAHACLTVLRARELDTEKAETDPPSSSTSASPRSDD
- a CDS encoding S1 RNA-binding domain-containing protein; this translates as MEGVRASQARQAFLRTLEKGQVRRGTVSSVGEVDALIDLGGIDGLLRAPEVTWQRREVTMDQVLRVGQDVTVTVLDVDADRDWLTVSLKSLQDDPLREFARTHLGHVVPGRVTKVASIGVFVRVHEHVEGLLSASELPEREADHQPLAIGDVLLVEVTEINLDRRQVKLLLRDGG
- a CDS encoding DUF397 domain-containing protein, with product MNGSWSWRRSSFSDAAGNQCVEVARTPLGVMVRDSKDNAAGRLAFGAAAWSRFTASTDTTDRTPTSG
- a CDS encoding helix-turn-helix domain-containing protein, with protein sequence MRQSAVSQIGGRMATPSRGSPAIQRLRLRTRLRQLRTAAHLTQRQVAERMEWSPSKLLRIEAGEVGISVNDLRPLLALFGVGDDATVEELLNLARGSRKMPFTEYRDIYDKDFLGFLAMESAAFVTRSFQPLVMPGLLQTEEYAMAIIRAYTPARFSEPQRQRMLEARMLRQEALERDEAEAYFILDESVIRRQVGGPGVMKGQLRRLAELAAHPRRDIMIFPFSRGAHSASQGPFTLFEFEEEEMPPFVYLENLRGTATVSTETENFVAYLELFWGLEERAIKGEQIPRVLLQIAEHLETQPHDFHIDPPNGD
- a CDS encoding helix-turn-helix transcriptional regulator; this translates as MSVFGVSATEEDIYRHFLRNPDTPVDGIHLRLHIDPDTARRCLGRLCELGLLQSTGTDELISPTDPEVALARLVDVRLHELHQELQRVTRSRHVVDGLRAELGARSPSPQGIEQLEGLAEIRDRIDDLAFFARDEILSVEPYTSMSPENIERSRPLDLRCLRRGVRIRSVVVREVLEDGPTAGYLRELLSHGAMVRVVEDTTERILVYDRAAALVPLDPQDTSRGALLANNNGIVANIIALFEKIWDEAEDLAKVDLTDGENVASGLSGTEQRVLALMCSVGKDEEGARELGVSVRTYRRYVADLMEMLGAASRAQAALLARERGWI
- a CDS encoding amidohydrolase, which translates into the protein MTGTSAVPRDVLRSAIELYLDLHAHPELSGAESRTAARFAAKLEQYGCVVSRDVGGHGVVGVLRNGPGPTVMLRTELDALPIAERTGLPYESTVPGVMHACGHDLHMAAVAGALTQLSRARDTWSGTLLVIGQPAEETLGGARAMLADGLFERFGTPQVVLAQHTAPLPAGTVAHGRGPLMAGSTAMDVVIHGRGGHAGTPHLTVDPVPTAASTVLRLQTIVSRETAPAEQVVLTVGSLHAGSRGNVIPDDAELSLCVRAFSEAALDRVTDAVERIVRAECAASGCPKDPEITVTARSPVLIPDEATTAAVRRVHEDLLGTHRVAHWPATTATEDFPHFAAETDDVRTAYWMLGVTGLKQWRAALAGGPPVESNHSPGFAPDIRTALPTGIAAMAAAALHVLNPSRTEPSGGERTC
- a CDS encoding thiazolylpeptide-type bacteriocin; this translates as MAHKTELATLADEILELESETFEISDYSDAVEVVLAGSTSSSSTSTCSSTTSTTSCSA
- a CDS encoding TOMM precursor leader peptide-binding protein; the encoded protein is MTPTTMTTGAVPALAALAKLAANTPLEGGRAVLQRALSARHRAQYRAAGGEQALPAPLVVPLGAADTLGFGHRDPYAAIRPTATVHLTSRAALIGPWGGGPGTTACGQCLAMRWQRLRSRSEREALELGHEPKGAVQWPVLTDYAVDAVWAAWRAVLGGAGRGVAAPAGPVAVAGNGTTSTATAVSAAAPVGALAPTAVPHSAVAAAQRPVADRVLPQVTRVDLVTLATAGFPILPEPLCPSCVATRPDTAESARMRLGSAPKPDPVGYRLRALDSYPLPTTALANPVCGALGSDTWINPASTTTAPVAGTHFVRGYAGLNDVTWSGQANSYRTSRTLAYLEGLERYAGTHRRRGTEPVVDSYHHLADRALNPAECGFYAPETYARDHLVSPFDPDRPIPWVWGHSLRDDRPILVPSRLAHYSAGVDADNFVFECSNGCATGGSLEEAIFFGLLELVERDAFLLAWYGRARLTEIDLGSCRGTVRSMLDRAALHGYDVHAFDTRMDLAVPVVTALAVRRDGGYGTLSFSAAAGFDPEGTVDSALSEVLTYIPHLPYQVAERHGELKSMARDFTKVLHLKDHAQLYGLPQMAEHAREYLEPEAVLPLGEVYGDWERVRPRTGDLFDDLALLRDELVRTGHDVIAVDQTTPEQHRMGLHTVSTIVPGLLPLDFGWTRQRALLMPRLRTALRAAGRRTDDLPESDIKVVPHPFP